Sequence from the Primulina huaijiensis isolate GDHJ02 chromosome 16, ASM1229523v2, whole genome shotgun sequence genome:
TTGAGATGTGCGGAAAAGTGTATCGTTTGGCTCCAGTGACTCTTACAGGTGAGCAACAAACAATCCATCAGAAACGAAGATCCCGGGCATACCAGTGGAAGAGACCAACAATATTTCTCAGAGAAGGAGAGTCAATTCCTCCTGATGTCGACCCTGATACCGTCCGATGGATTCCGGCAAATCATCCATTTGCAACTACTTCAAGTGATATTGACGAAGATTTGGCTCAAAATAATGTGTACCAGAAGAATGGTGTCCCCTTCCGTATCCAGGCAGAACACGAGGCATTGCAGAGAAAGCTTGAACTGCTACAAAATGTAAGCTTTCACTTTTGTaatctgataaaaaaaaaccccTGAATCATTTCATGTAAAAAGCAAATGATATACTTGATTTTTTTAGAGGACGagttaataatttttgtttgtGTTGCAGGAGCAAAAACTCAGCAAATTGATGATAGATCCTGCAGCAGCCAGAGACTTTGAGAGGCCATATAAGTCAAGTATGAAGTCAGAAAATCAGATAGAGCACAACACCGCAAATTCTAAACTGGGCTCTAATCCTTCTACATCTGACCGGCTTCAGAGTTTGGGGAACAAACCGCCATCCGAAGAGACACGGAACCCTCAAGTTTCATAGCCAGTTCACTGTTTCTGGCAGCATGATGTGAAATGCCACAAATGCGCTCGTTCTTTCCACTTGCATGGAGCGTTACTGGGCTAATTCTGAAGTGACCTCGCGGAGTTTTGTAAATACAATttcctagttttttttttctgttcatGGATGCGCACTCGAATCTGGGACTTGCTGTATATTTGGCCTTTGTTTCAACACCTGTCTGTTGGTGTTTTCGTACTCTATTTGTTTGTGGTTTGTTACACCAATATTTATATAGTAATTTTAATCCTTTCATAATTAAATGCTATTTAAGGTTCCCAATCTTGGGTAGACTGGGGCGACCAAGAAagtgaatttcaaatgaaaataattactaattttatttttataattcttAGAAACATAATTATATCGCTTATCCTTCGACAAATGGATTAAATGATGAAAGTTCAACACATTATGTATAGAAAAGatgattaaaaaagaaaaagaaaaagaaaaaaaaaaagataagcGTCTCTAATACGCAGAAATTCCTTAGGAAACATGGCAACAAAGCTAACTTTTAGCACAACAGAGTATCAACTTAATTGACGTCAAGATTTCTCTCATTGCTCCTGTTTCGCAGCCTGTTTGGCTCCAACCGCAAAGAACTCCGTGATCACTTCCAATGGCATACCCTTCGTTTCTGGAACCTTCAAGAATATGAAAACAAACGAGATCACGCAAACAATAGCATAAATGCCAAAAACGCCAGCTAAACCAATGGAGCTAAGCATCACGGGGAGTGAGTAGGTAACGATGACATCACATATCCAGAAAACCAGGGAGCAAATAGCAATGCATATGCCGCGAACCATCGTGGGGAAGATTTCCGAGCAGAGAATGTTAGGGATCGGTCCGTAGCCCATAACAAAGGTGCAAAAGTAGAGCACAACACAAATTGTTGAGATCACAGCATGAGCCACAGTGCCAAGATCAATCACGTTTCCGATAACTAGGACGACCAGTGATATTACCAAAACCGGAATGGTTCTCAGTAAAAGGTACCTAAACAAGCATAATGAATGGTAAGAGGATAAAGATGCACAATGTCAAAACAACCATCAGAAGATCAGAAGAGAATTCAACCGTCACAAGTAGCACATTAAACGGGTTTTACATGGTTGTCATAAAGTCCACACTCCGCCCCATATACGATCACTTTTTACCACCGAAAACACAAAATTATCGGTCTACACTCCTGTTTCAAATTTGTTCATGTGTTCAGTTGAGTGCCAAGTGTAATTGGACCACTATCTGAAATAGGAAGCTGGAAGTGACACAGAATCACCAATAAAGAAAATTGATTGGAAATGATATGGACGGCAACATAGTTCAAGATTCACGAATCAATGGGTTGGATCACACTTTGAAGAGTTAAGTAAATTCTGATTAAATCTAGTCATAAATTGTACAAGTATCATGAGAAAATTTTCGAGGCTGGGGCTGCTACTTAATCATAACCGTGATGTTGGACTCCTAGGCAATTTTCATACAAATTCCAAGATGAACAACGATAAACTCATAAATATAACCCTTCtcttaaataaaaatcatatgcaAAGCAGAAAAACATGAGAAACATAGCGGAGAAGAGGCAAAAGGGATTAAATTTACCTTCTACCAGCTATGTCCATGAACCTCATAGCAATGGCAATACAAGGGAGCATCAAAAAATTAGTGAAGGCGCTGATAAGGAAAGAAGCAGAGTCGGAGCCAAGGCCAAGGTTGGATAGCAGAACTCCAACGCCTGCCTGTTGAAGAATTTGAGGAGTGTAGTACAAAACTCCATTGATACCAGAAAACtgcaaatataaatataagaaaaaatgaGTAATCGTAGAACTAAAGCTGCGAGTCAGCATTGATGAAAGGCATGTACACATAAGCAAGTTGCGTATCCACACTCCACAAGAAGAAACCAGAAAAAAGTTGACAAACATCACCCAGAGATGAATACTTTCAAAGATGGTTAACTTTCGGAATCGTAAAACACGAGCCTATTTCAACTAACAATTCAATGACACCAAATCATTCACTATAGCACTTGGTGTGATTCGAACTAAATCCTAAttccttcaaaatcaacaaCTCTACTATTGGACTGCTTGATTGGTCGCATAATCCATTTATCCCATGATCGAACAGCCTCTAGTATAAACGGAAGAGGTGACAagttaaaactcatttttctgATGAGAAGGTTACACTTGTACAAGAAAATATAAAGATGTATACCCAAACAATCCTAAACGAAATTAAGGGTAGACCCATGGGAGAGTAAATTGTCcaaatcacataaaaataatcaaatttcatgcgtaattttttaaaactacgAAGTTCAACACCAAAATACGATTGATCATCCCTCTCAACCATATTCTTAGGTCCACGGATGAAGGGATGTCAAGAGATCTCAAAGAAACACACAATGTCATACATTGATGGAAACTGAAGTTATGTTGCTCGTCACTCCAAGGAATAGTCAGTCTAATAGGAAATAAATAAAGAGAGATTAAGGACACGAAAGGACTACAATGAATTTCTTTAACATAATTATACCATAAGAAGTTAAGCAATACCTGCTGCAGTATTTGGATCCCAATCCCGACCATCAATGCTCTTTTAACACCTGGTTCAAGAAGAGCAGCTAAGCGTGGTGCTTTTGAAGCGGCTTCTGATGGGTGCACCATTGCAGGTCCAATTGGACGCTGATCCATTAGTTCCTTTGAATAAAGAGCTGGCTGGCTGACTAGAGCAGCAGCTTGGATAAACTCACCATCTACAGGACCATCCCCACCAGGGATTGAAACAAGAGAGCCACGTCTTGAGCCATGGCCATGGGTACCTTCTTGGTGTAGATAAATCCTTTTAAACCCGCCTTCTTTTGTTCCATCTTCACCTTCTCTTTCAGACCATTTCCATGCTAATTGCCAACCACCACCAATGCCCATACTACCGACTGCTTCTCCCGCATTTAGAGTACTATGACGCCTCATGCTTAAGATACTACCATGGGACTGAGGATTGACCATGTCCTTCTCCATGCTGGTATTTTGACGTGAGATCAATGGACTATGCAAATTGTCATCCGAATCTCCATCACCGATCTCAGATGTGTAACCCTCACCTTCTCTTTGCAAACTCTCTT
This genomic interval carries:
- the LOC140961584 gene encoding protein MULTIPLE CHLOROPLAST DIVISION SITE 1 isoform X2; amino-acid sequence: MRHENDAVVVEKSRKDVAEKHQQNPVNKLQETISSIPLFTVATGKFTGTNVTIGLCIVVTMLIVVVRGYTARKSRNSRSGSLADLVRRGQLKSDRRGISTPLKYDDPFNNPMIKVSKNNSTVEMCGKVYRLAPVTLTGEQQTIHQKRRSRAYQWKRPTIFLREGESIPPDVDPDTVRWIPANHPFATTSSDIDEDLAQNNVYQKNGVPFRIQAEHEALQRKLELLQNEQKLSKLMIDPAAARDFERPYKSSMKSENQIEHNTANSKLGSNPSTSDRLQSLGNKPPSEETRNPQVS
- the LOC140961582 gene encoding monosaccharide-sensing protein 2-like; translated protein: MKGATLVAIAATIGNFLQGWDNATIAGAVVYIKKELQLGAAVEGLIVAMSLIGATVITTCSGTISDWIGRRPMLILSSLFYFLSGLIMLWSPNVYVLLLARLLDGFGIGLAVTLVPLYISETAPSEIRGLLNTLPQFTGSGGMFLAYCMIFGMSLTPSPSWRLMLGVLSIPSLLYFVLTVLFLPESPRWLVSKGKMLEAKSVLQKLRGREDVSGEMALLVEGLVVGGETSIEEYIIGPADELDENQDPSVDKDRIKLYGPEEGLSWVARPVTGQSRISLVSRQGSMVNQSIPLMDPLVTLFGSVHEKLPETGSMRSMLFPNFGSMFSTAEPHVKNEEWDEESLQREGEGYTSEIGDGDSDDNLHSPLISRQNTSMEKDMVNPQSHGSILSMRRHSTLNAGEAVGSMGIGGGWQLAWKWSEREGEDGTKEGGFKRIYLHQEGTHGHGSRRGSLVSIPGGDGPVDGEFIQAAALVSQPALYSKELMDQRPIGPAMVHPSEAASKAPRLAALLEPGVKRALMVGIGIQILQQFSGINGVLYYTPQILQQAGVGVLLSNLGLGSDSASFLISAFTNFLMLPCIAIAMRFMDIAGRRYLLLRTIPVLVISLVVLVIGNVIDLGTVAHAVISTICVVLYFCTFVMGYGPIPNILCSEIFPTMVRGICIAICSLVFWICDVIVTYSLPVMLSSIGLAGVFGIYAIVCVISFVFIFLKVPETKGMPLEVITEFFAVGAKQAAKQEQ